From Microtus pennsylvanicus isolate mMicPen1 chromosome 10, mMicPen1.hap1, whole genome shotgun sequence, one genomic window encodes:
- the LOC142858260 gene encoding small ribosomal subunit protein bS18m-like isoform X1 has product MTALVAVCSDVGRKSLTTAAVCLADSRAHAVLWRRCCAQDKQVASNEDLLLSKFISPFTRCIYGRHTTGLCGKKQKEITKAIKRAQKMGFMPVTYKDRAYLKDPKVCNIRYRE; this is encoded by the exons ATGACGGCTCTGGTTGCTGTGTGCAGTGACGTAGGGAGGAAAAGCTTGACCACAGCTGCAGTCTGCCTCGCCGATAGCAGAGCTCACGCGGTGCTGTGGAGAAGATGTTGTGCACAGGATAAACAGGTAGCCAGCAACGAGGACCT GCTTTTGTCCAAGTTCATCTCTCCATTTACCAGATGCATTTACGGAAGGCACACAACAGGTCTTTGtgggaagaaacaaaaagaaataacgAAAGCCATCAAGAGAGCTCAGAAAATGGGGTTTATGCCAGTTACATACAAGGATCGGGCATATCTCAAAGACCCTAAAGTGTGTAACATCAGGTACCGGGAATAA
- the LOC142858260 gene encoding small ribosomal subunit protein bS18m-like isoform X2, translated as MTALVAVCSDVGRKSLTTAAVCLADSRAHAVLWRRCCAQDKQVASNEDLPIPMENSYKEPLRRCILCEKRVDYKDVQVFVGRNKKK; from the exons ATGACGGCTCTGGTTGCTGTGTGCAGTGACGTAGGGAGGAAAAGCTTGACCACAGCTGCAGTCTGCCTCGCCGATAGCAGAGCTCACGCGGTGCTGTGGAGAAGATGTTGTGCACAGGATAAACAGGTAGCCAGCAACGAGGACCTGCCAATCCCAATGGAAAACTCCTATAAGGAGCCCCTTAGGAGGTGTATCTTGTGTGAGAAACGTGTGGATTATAAGGATGT ACAGGTCTTTGtgggaagaaacaaaaagaaataa
- the LOC142858260 gene encoding small ribosomal subunit protein bS18m-like isoform X3: MTALVAVCSDVGRKSLTTAAVCLADSRAHAVLWRRCCAQDKQVASNEDLVFVGRNKKK, encoded by the exons ATGACGGCTCTGGTTGCTGTGTGCAGTGACGTAGGGAGGAAAAGCTTGACCACAGCTGCAGTCTGCCTCGCCGATAGCAGAGCTCACGCGGTGCTGTGGAGAAGATGTTGTGCACAGGATAAACAGGTAGCCAGCAACGAGGACCT GGTCTTTGtgggaagaaacaaaaagaaataa